In one window of Bacillus horti DNA:
- a CDS encoding NAD(P)H-dependent oxidoreductase, which yields MFQFPFYWYSCPPLLKKWFDNVLTFGWAYGPRGDKLLGKEFMIATTTGGTEASYRSGGENTYTISEFLRPIERTLMRCNGTFLPVFVAYSVMQAKDADLAHIAEKYSKFIRGSREVLIH from the coding sequence GTGTTCCAGTTTCCCTTTTATTGGTACAGCTGTCCGCCACTGCTTAAGAAGTGGTTTGACAATGTGCTGACCTTCGGCTGGGCTTATGGTCCAAGAGGAGATAAACTTCTTGGCAAAGAGTTCATGATCGCTACGACCACTGGAGGAACGGAAGCAAGTTACAGGTCTGGCGGTGAAAACACGTATACAATCAGTGAATTCCTGCGACCTATTGAAAGAACGCTGATGAGATGCAACGGTACTTTTCTTCCGGTATTCGTTGCGTACAGCGTAATGCAAGCTAAGGATGCTGATTTGGCACATATAGCAGAGAAGTATTCGAAATTTATAAGGGGTTCCAGGGAAGTACTCATCCATTAA